A single window of Synechococcus sp. CBW1004 DNA harbors:
- a CDS encoding KilA-N domain-containing protein, whose product MQTNALVSRSWNGTPISRRTADGYVNATAMCKANGKRWKDYRESDRCQLYLDALESVAGISVHALVESRSGGAGGGGTWVHPQVAVDLARWISAPFAVWMDGWFLESAQQAAPAPVETNPPRLREAEVIALVERSIGLFERLGGLDQRDKLLFKDIVRSNVLTASSGQALLPGIGADEELTLGDAWLEVFQQVLPRTQFCAAGKLVAKAYREEFGQEPPCRQQYVDGAPRQVRSYRRSWLVDTLQRLRSQLGGS is encoded by the coding sequence ATGCAGACGAACGCGCTGGTGTCCCGCTCCTGGAACGGGACACCGATCTCACGGCGAACCGCCGACGGCTACGTCAATGCGACAGCCATGTGCAAAGCCAACGGCAAGCGGTGGAAGGACTACCGCGAGTCCGACCGGTGCCAGCTCTATCTGGACGCCCTGGAAAGCGTGGCCGGAATTTCCGTCCACGCTCTTGTTGAGTCCCGCTCAGGCGGTGCCGGTGGCGGCGGCACCTGGGTCCATCCCCAGGTCGCGGTCGACCTGGCCCGCTGGATCAGCGCCCCGTTCGCGGTCTGGATGGACGGTTGGTTTCTCGAGAGCGCCCAGCAGGCCGCGCCGGCGCCAGTGGAGACAAACCCGCCCAGGCTCCGGGAGGCCGAGGTGATCGCCCTGGTGGAGCGCAGCATCGGCCTTTTCGAGCGGCTGGGGGGGCTGGATCAACGCGACAAGCTGCTGTTCAAGGACATCGTGCGTAGCAACGTGCTGACCGCCAGCTCGGGGCAGGCGCTTCTACCGGGCATTGGCGCCGATGAGGAGTTGACCCTGGGCGATGCCTGGCTGGAGGTGTTCCAGCAGGTGCTGCCGCGAACCCAGTTCTGCGCGGCAGGCAAGCTCGTCGCCAAGGCCTACCGAGAGGAGTTCGGCCAGGAGCCGCCCTGCCGTCAGCAGTACGTCGACGGGGCACCCCGCCAGGTCAGGAGCTACCGGCGCTCCTGGCTGGTCGACACACTGCAGCGGCTGCGCAGCCAGCTGGGGGGAAGCTGA
- a CDS encoding nucleotidyltransferase family protein, with protein sequence MRLAELQHLAPQIHELLGRFGASNLAVFGSVARDQARPGSDVDLLVDLPDGASLFDRAELKSALEELLLTRVDLIRRRNLKPGLRDVVEAESVAL encoded by the coding sequence ATGCGTCTCGCCGAGCTGCAGCACCTGGCACCTCAGATCCATGAGCTGCTGGGCCGTTTCGGAGCGAGCAACCTGGCTGTCTTCGGGTCTGTCGCCAGGGACCAGGCGAGGCCTGGCAGCGATGTGGACCTGCTGGTGGATCTGCCAGATGGGGCCAGTCTGTTTGATCGTGCAGAGTTGAAGTCGGCCCTGGAGGAGCTGCTGCTGACGCGGGTGGATCTGATCCGGCGTCGCAACCTGAAGCCCGGCCTCAGGGATGTCGTGGAAGCAGAGTCCGTCGCACTCTGA
- a CDS encoding DUF86 domain-containing protein, producing the protein MEPRDRQALEDILGVLDRALEFPVQNYQTLEKTTYFQDAVIRCLEVLGEATKRLSSEVRLANPEIPWRAMAGMRDVLIHAYDQIDLEEVWMAYQRFPEIRRQVADILEKNG; encoded by the coding sequence ATGGAGCCGAGAGATCGCCAAGCTCTTGAAGACATCCTTGGAGTTCTGGATCGCGCTTTGGAGTTCCCGGTCCAGAACTACCAGACGCTGGAGAAGACAACCTATTTTCAGGATGCGGTGATTCGATGCCTGGAGGTGCTCGGAGAGGCCACAAAGCGATTGAGCAGTGAAGTCCGGCTCGCGAACCCTGAAATTCCCTGGCGTGCCATGGCAGGAATGCGCGACGTGCTGATCCATGCCTATGACCAGATCGATCTGGAGGAGGTCTGGATGGCCTATCAGCGCTTCCCTGAGATCAGGCGCCAGGTCGCCGACATCCTTGAGAAGAACGGGTAG
- a CDS encoding 3'-5' exonuclease encodes MPASPIPVPPIPRPLPELLPPGADGFAVVDLETTGTGQLCRIVEIALLLLSPEGELQQEWTTVIDPGVPIPNAAVHGIDDALASSAPVFADVAPELAGLLHGRVLVAHNLDRGCLPGQIRGPILRHHFWEAGSRHPELVVNLGDGIDTMPNPFQSLGKLCAARGITLTGEDATCSLKQPRHG; translated from the coding sequence ATGCCAGCGAGTCCCATTCCCGTTCCGCCCATACCCAGGCCCCTCCCGGAGCTGCTCCCTCCAGGGGCGGATGGCTTCGCGGTGGTGGATCTGGAGACCACCGGCACCGGCCAGCTCTGCCGGATCGTGGAGATCGCCCTGCTGCTGCTCTCGCCCGAGGGGGAGCTCCAGCAGGAGTGGACGACGGTGATCGACCCGGGCGTCCCCATCCCCAATGCCGCCGTCCACGGCATCGATGACGCCCTGGCTTCCTCGGCCCCGGTGTTCGCGGATGTGGCACCCGAGCTGGCGGGCCTGCTGCACGGCCGCGTGCTGGTGGCCCACAACCTCGATCGCGGCTGTTTGCCTGGGCAAATCCGTGGCCCGATCCTGCGGCACCACTTCTGGGAGGCCGGCAGCCGCCACCCGGAGCTGGTGGTGAATCTGGGCGATGGGATCGACACGATGCCCAACCCCTTCCAGAGCCTGGGGAAGCTCTGCGCCGCCCGCGGCATCACCCTGACCGGCGAGGACGCCACCTGTTCTCTGAAACAGCCTCGCCATGGGTGA